A window of Tautonia plasticadhaerens contains these coding sequences:
- a CDS encoding 3-keto-disaccharide hydrolase has translation MLLPIALAALLSPTAQETPGALEQDPSGWIDLIEASGADLEGWTRVPIPPDGALNPDSQWSVDPETGSIVCSGDKGHEWLRWDAPQRDGIYHVEWRFVPVAEGPRRYNSGIYVRNSEDGTVWHQAQTGDASGGFLFGDTLIDGELERISTRDRVPDPRVKPAGEWNTYEVTFAGERVTLWVNGAVTVDWETCQVPSGHVGLEAEGYRIEFRRVLLKPL, from the coding sequence ATGCTGCTGCCGATCGCCCTCGCCGCCCTGCTCTCCCCGACGGCCCAGGAGACTCCCGGCGCCCTGGAGCAGGACCCCTCCGGCTGGATCGACCTCATCGAGGCGTCGGGCGCCGACCTGGAGGGTTGGACCCGGGTCCCGATCCCCCCCGACGGCGCGTTGAATCCCGACTCGCAGTGGTCCGTCGACCCCGAGACGGGTTCGATCGTCTGCTCCGGCGACAAGGGGCACGAGTGGCTCCGCTGGGATGCCCCCCAGCGGGACGGCATCTACCACGTCGAGTGGCGCTTCGTCCCCGTCGCCGAGGGCCCTCGGCGGTACAACTCCGGCATCTACGTCCGGAACTCCGAGGACGGAACCGTCTGGCATCAGGCCCAGACCGGCGACGCCTCCGGCGGCTTCCTCTTCGGCGACACCCTGATCGACGGCGAGCTCGAACGCATCAGCACCCGAGACCGGGTGCCCGACCCCCGGGTCAAGCCCGCCGGCGAGTGGAACACGTATGAGGTGACCTTCGCCGGGGAACGCGTGACCCTCTGGGTCAACGGCGCCGTCACCGTCGACTGGGAGACCTGCCAGGTCCCGTCCGGCCACGTCGGGCTGGAGGCCGAAGGCTACCGGATCGAGTTCCGACGCGTCCTGCTCAAGCCACTCTGA
- the uvrA gene encoding excinuclease ABC subunit UvrA, with translation MSDRNGGPGGASIRVRGARVHNLRDVDVDLPRDRLVVLTGVSGSGKSSLAFDTIYAEGQRRYIEGLSAYARQFLDQLEPPDVDLIEGLPPTVAIDQKSGAAGPRSTVATVTEIHDYLRLLYARAGVPHCPGCGEPIRSQTAEQMIGSVLGLGEGRKVIILAPIVRGRKGQHLDAFRAIRRAGLIRTRVDGETIELADEPPKLAKTKVHDIEAVVDRLVVREGIRSRLADSVDLALKLGDGALVLSIQQEGGSWLDRSLSTKLSCPRCGLGVPEIEPRTFSFNSPYGACPGCDGLGVVSAFDPELVAPDRSKSIAGGAVAAWAALPPKSRTEVQGDDRLIALLDRHKITSETPLSSWPAKALREFFEGGPTGKGKPPYNGVIVELRAVHDALPERRREALDAFRSDLPCPSCLGARLRPEARAVTLDGTPIHALTAMTADRARGVLGSLRFEPPLDRVGPPLVAEVAERLSFLERVGLGYLTLDRPADTLSGGELQRVRLATQIGSGLVGVCYVLDEPTAGLHPRDTERLLASLADLRARGNSVLVVEHDETTIRAADWLVDLGPGAGPDGGRVVALGPPGAMDETEPGASVTLRYLRGGERREGPLPALIPPGEARLARSPGRIAISGASEHNLKSIDVEIPIGALTGVSGVSGSGKSSLVLDILARAARRALEGTGPRPGAHTSISGLDQIDKQILIDQSPIGRTPRSTPATYTGVFDDIRRLYATTREAKVRGYGPGRFSFNTKGGRCESCEGQGVRRIEMTFLPDLDIPCETCRGLRFDRATLECRFRGKSIGDVLLMRVDEARPLFENVPKVARGLEALHEAGLGYVTLGQSSTTLSGGEAQRVKLAAELGRVATGRTLYVLDEPTTGLHFADVDNLLRILLRLADLGNTVVVIEHNPDVLRAADWLIDLGPDAGDAGGSLVAMGPPAEVAASGKGHTSRYL, from the coding sequence ATGAGCGATCGGAACGGCGGGCCGGGGGGGGCGTCCATCCGGGTCCGGGGGGCCCGGGTGCACAACCTGAGGGACGTGGACGTCGACCTGCCCCGGGACCGCCTCGTCGTGCTGACCGGCGTCAGCGGCTCGGGCAAGAGTTCGCTCGCGTTCGACACGATCTACGCCGAGGGCCAGCGGCGCTACATCGAGGGGCTCTCGGCCTACGCCCGGCAGTTCCTCGACCAGCTCGAACCGCCCGACGTGGACCTGATCGAGGGGCTGCCGCCCACGGTCGCCATCGACCAGAAGTCGGGCGCCGCCGGCCCCCGGAGCACGGTCGCCACCGTCACCGAGATCCACGACTACCTGCGCCTGCTCTACGCCAGGGCCGGCGTGCCCCACTGCCCCGGCTGCGGCGAGCCGATCCGGTCGCAGACCGCCGAGCAGATGATCGGCTCGGTGCTCGGCCTGGGGGAGGGCCGCAAGGTCATCATCCTGGCGCCGATCGTCCGGGGCCGCAAGGGCCAGCACCTCGACGCCTTCCGGGCGATCCGGCGGGCCGGCCTGATCCGAACCAGAGTCGACGGCGAGACGATCGAGCTGGCCGACGAGCCCCCGAAGCTGGCCAAGACCAAGGTCCACGACATCGAGGCCGTCGTCGACCGGCTGGTGGTCCGGGAGGGGATCCGGTCCCGGCTGGCCGACAGCGTGGACCTCGCCCTGAAGCTCGGCGACGGCGCCCTCGTCCTCTCGATCCAGCAGGAGGGGGGCTCCTGGCTCGACCGTTCCCTGAGCACGAAGCTCTCCTGCCCGCGTTGCGGGCTCGGCGTGCCGGAGATCGAGCCCCGGACCTTCAGCTTCAACAGCCCCTACGGCGCCTGCCCGGGCTGCGACGGCCTGGGCGTCGTCTCCGCCTTCGACCCGGAGCTGGTCGCCCCCGACCGCTCGAAGTCGATCGCCGGGGGGGCCGTCGCCGCCTGGGCGGCCCTGCCCCCGAAGTCCCGCACGGAGGTCCAGGGGGATGATCGCCTGATCGCACTCCTGGATCGGCACAAGATCACGAGTGAGACCCCCCTCTCCTCCTGGCCCGCCAAGGCCCTCCGGGAGTTCTTCGAGGGCGGCCCGACCGGCAAGGGGAAGCCCCCCTACAACGGCGTGATCGTCGAGCTCCGGGCCGTCCACGACGCGCTCCCCGAGCGCCGCCGGGAGGCGCTCGACGCCTTCCGTTCCGACCTCCCCTGCCCCTCCTGCCTGGGCGCCCGGCTCCGGCCCGAGGCCCGGGCCGTCACCCTCGACGGCACCCCGATCCACGCCCTCACCGCGATGACGGCCGACCGAGCCCGGGGCGTCCTGGGGTCGCTCCGCTTCGAGCCCCCGCTCGACCGGGTCGGCCCCCCGCTCGTCGCCGAGGTGGCCGAGCGACTTTCCTTCCTGGAGCGGGTCGGCCTGGGCTACCTGACGCTCGACCGCCCGGCCGACACGCTCTCCGGCGGGGAGTTGCAGCGGGTCCGGCTCGCCACCCAGATCGGCTCTGGCCTGGTCGGCGTCTGCTACGTCCTCGACGAGCCGACGGCCGGCCTGCACCCCCGGGACACCGAGCGGCTGCTGGCCAGTCTGGCCGACCTGCGAGCCCGGGGCAACAGCGTCCTCGTCGTTGAGCACGACGAGACGACCATCCGGGCCGCCGACTGGCTCGTCGACCTCGGACCCGGGGCGGGCCCCGACGGGGGGCGGGTCGTCGCCCTCGGCCCCCCCGGGGCGATGGACGAGACCGAGCCCGGCGCCTCGGTCACGCTCCGATACCTCCGGGGAGGGGAGCGGCGGGAGGGGCCCCTCCCGGCGCTCATCCCCCCCGGCGAGGCCCGACTCGCCCGGAGCCCCGGGCGAATCGCGATCTCCGGGGCGTCGGAGCACAACCTCAAGTCGATCGACGTCGAGATCCCGATCGGGGCCCTGACGGGCGTCTCGGGGGTCAGCGGATCGGGCAAGAGTTCCCTCGTCCTCGACATCCTCGCCCGCGCCGCCCGGCGGGCCCTGGAAGGGACCGGCCCCCGGCCCGGTGCCCACACGTCCATCTCCGGCCTGGACCAGATCGACAAGCAGATCCTCATCGACCAGTCCCCCATCGGCCGCACCCCCCGCTCGACCCCCGCCACCTACACCGGGGTCTTCGACGACATCCGGCGCCTCTATGCCACCACCCGGGAGGCCAAGGTCCGGGGCTACGGCCCCGGCCGCTTCAGCTTCAACACGAAGGGGGGCCGGTGCGAGTCGTGCGAGGGCCAGGGGGTCCGCCGGATCGAGATGACCTTCCTGCCCGACCTGGACATCCCCTGCGAGACGTGCCGGGGCCTGCGGTTCGACCGCGCCACCCTGGAGTGCCGCTTCCGGGGCAAATCCATCGGCGACGTCCTGCTCATGCGCGTCGACGAGGCCCGGCCCCTGTTCGAGAACGTCCCGAAGGTCGCTCGGGGGCTGGAGGCCCTGCACGAGGCCGGGCTCGGCTACGTCACCCTCGGCCAGTCGAGCACCACGCTCTCCGGGGGGGAGGCCCAGCGGGTGAAGCTCGCCGCCGAGCTGGGCCGGGTCGCCACCGGCCGGACGCTCTACGTCCTGGACGAGCCGACGACCGGGCTGCACTTCGCCGACGTCGACAACCTGCTCCGCATCCTGCTCCGCCTGGCCGACCTGGGGAACACCGTGGTCGTCATCGAGCACAACCCCGACGTCCTCCGGGCCGCCGACTGGCTCATCGACCTCGGCCCCGATGCCGGAGATGCCGGCGGCTCCCTCGTGGCGATGGGCCCCCCGGCCGAGGTCGCCGCATCGGGCAAGGGCCACACGAGCCGCTACCTCTGA
- a CDS encoding PIG-L deacetylase family protein: protein MIGTGAGPDLPGRVLAIGAHPDDLELLCSGTLARFLDLGSAVELAVACRGDRGGSGGPDPALADRRRAEAEAAAGALGAPIRFLGFGDSDVYDSPESRARFVSLLRESRPDLVITHPPEDYHADHARVGELAGMACWLSASGGWVVGDRPPLGRPPVLVYMDTIAAVGFEPAHYVDISSAIDRKRRMLACHASQTSREDGGIHALAELMEVQSRLRGFQCGARFAEAFRPAPLWGRIRPGGLLP from the coding sequence ATGATCGGGACCGGGGCCGGGCCGGACCTGCCGGGCCGGGTGCTGGCGATCGGGGCCCACCCGGACGACCTGGAATTGCTCTGCTCGGGGACCCTGGCGAGGTTCCTCGACCTCGGCTCGGCCGTCGAGCTGGCCGTCGCCTGCCGGGGGGACCGGGGGGGATCGGGCGGGCCGGACCCGGCCCTGGCCGACCGGAGGAGGGCCGAGGCCGAGGCCGCCGCGGGCGCCCTCGGGGCGCCGATCCGCTTCCTCGGGTTCGGCGACTCCGACGTCTACGATTCCCCGGAATCGAGGGCCCGGTTCGTGTCGTTGCTGCGGGAGTCGAGGCCGGACCTGGTGATCACTCACCCGCCGGAGGACTATCACGCCGATCACGCCCGGGTGGGGGAACTGGCGGGGATGGCCTGCTGGCTCTCGGCCTCGGGGGGGTGGGTCGTCGGCGACCGGCCCCCGCTGGGGAGGCCCCCGGTCCTGGTCTACATGGACACGATCGCCGCGGTCGGCTTCGAGCCGGCCCATTACGTCGACATCTCGTCGGCGATCGACCGCAAGCGCCGGATGCTCGCCTGCCACGCCAGCCAGACCTCCCGGGAGGACGGCGGCATCCACGCCCTGGCCGAGCTGATGGAGGTCCAGTCCCGGCTCCGGGGGTTCCAGTGCGGGGCCCGCTTCGCGGAGGCGTTCCGGCCCGCCCCCCTCTGGGGGAGGATCAGGCCGGGGGGCCTGCTGCCCTGA
- a CDS encoding SPFH domain-containing protein gives MASIDRRDPTGRGAGGPPRLGGGLIVGLLALVAVGGWLLYGACRVEVGKGKQAVLIRKVGRDLEAGMEIARARSEEVGYTKGVQPEVLTEGRYFYNPFFWDWELSDQFEVPEGKCAVRVSLVGEELPEGRVLAEPGQKGIEPGVIEAGARVAYNPYATEFLVVEPIDVPTGGRGVVTLLAGREPKDPNVVLVDAGERGVQQETLPPGKYFINPFEQRINVVDCRSRTFGLNDDADITFLSADGFNISLDGKVNFRIDEARAAEVFVLYNEDRNGDAIDEEIINKIITPYARSICRVNGSKLNAVQFISGDDREIFQQNLQRTLSDRCEEQGVDIVQVAVTSASAPEEIRAPVRAREVAKQQLDQFLQEKIQQESQAELRVKNLLAEQKARLIEAEQEVVEQKTRAMQDQEVAVTTAEQRLAVAQTRLEAARSKAEALGSEARASADVIRFENEADLAGLALRVSAFGGDGGALARNVMIGKVAPAFRSILTNSDGPLMELFSQFATDAASPGPASTPPAAPPGPLAGDESTDPGTIPSNPFRTAEANR, from the coding sequence ATGGCATCGATCGATCGACGCGACCCGACGGGTCGCGGCGCCGGGGGTCCGCCCCGACTCGGGGGCGGCCTGATCGTCGGCCTGCTCGCCCTGGTCGCGGTGGGCGGCTGGCTGCTCTACGGGGCCTGCCGCGTCGAGGTGGGCAAGGGGAAGCAGGCGGTCCTGATCCGCAAGGTCGGCCGGGACCTGGAGGCGGGCATGGAAATCGCCCGGGCCCGGTCGGAGGAGGTCGGCTACACCAAGGGAGTGCAGCCGGAGGTCCTGACCGAGGGCCGGTATTTCTACAACCCGTTCTTCTGGGACTGGGAGCTCTCCGACCAGTTCGAGGTCCCCGAGGGGAAGTGCGCCGTGCGGGTCAGCCTCGTCGGCGAGGAGTTGCCCGAGGGGAGGGTGCTGGCCGAGCCGGGCCAGAAGGGGATCGAGCCCGGCGTGATCGAGGCCGGGGCCCGGGTCGCCTACAACCCCTACGCCACCGAGTTCCTGGTGGTCGAGCCGATCGACGTGCCGACCGGCGGCCGGGGCGTGGTCACGCTGCTGGCCGGCCGGGAGCCGAAGGACCCCAACGTGGTCCTGGTCGACGCCGGGGAGCGTGGCGTGCAGCAGGAGACCCTGCCGCCGGGCAAGTACTTCATCAACCCCTTCGAGCAGCGGATCAACGTGGTCGACTGCCGGAGCCGGACCTTCGGCCTCAATGACGACGCCGACATCACCTTCCTCTCGGCCGACGGCTTCAACATCTCGCTCGACGGCAAGGTGAACTTCCGGATCGACGAGGCCCGCGCCGCCGAGGTCTTCGTCCTCTACAACGAGGACCGCAACGGGGACGCGATCGACGAGGAAATCATCAACAAGATCATCACCCCCTATGCCCGGTCGATCTGCCGGGTGAACGGCTCGAAGCTCAACGCCGTGCAGTTCATCTCGGGGGACGACCGGGAGATCTTCCAGCAGAACCTCCAGCGCACCCTCTCCGACCGCTGCGAGGAGCAGGGGGTGGACATCGTGCAGGTGGCCGTCACCTCGGCCTCGGCCCCGGAGGAGATCCGGGCGCCGGTGCGGGCCCGGGAGGTGGCCAAGCAGCAGCTCGACCAGTTCCTCCAGGAGAAGATCCAGCAGGAATCCCAGGCCGAGCTGCGGGTGAAGAACCTGCTGGCCGAGCAGAAGGCCCGGCTGATCGAGGCCGAGCAGGAGGTGGTCGAGCAGAAGACCCGGGCGATGCAGGACCAGGAGGTGGCCGTCACCACCGCCGAGCAGCGGCTGGCCGTCGCGCAGACCCGCCTGGAGGCCGCCCGGAGCAAGGCGGAGGCGCTGGGCTCGGAGGCCCGGGCGTCGGCCGACGTGATCCGGTTCGAGAACGAGGCCGACCTGGCCGGCCTGGCCCTCCGGGTGTCCGCCTTCGGCGGGGACGGCGGGGCGCTCGCCCGCAACGTGATGATCGGCAAGGTGGCCCCGGCGTTCCGGTCGATCCTGACCAACTCCGACGGCCCGCTGATGGAGCTGTTCAGCCAGTTCGCCACCGACGCGGCGTCCCCGGGACCCGCCTCGACCCCGCCGGCGGCCCCGCCGGGCCCCCTGGCCGGCGACGAGTCGACCGACCCGGGGACGATCCCCTCCAACCCGTTCCGCACCGCGGAGGCCAACCGATGA
- a CDS encoding alpha/beta hydrolase — translation MDVPARRRRPPFRIVAVASIVAVAAMPFGYLGVAIVSAHYLTRPSNRPARLDPRLVGPAERWEATTEDGLTLRGWYFPTEERRRLVVGVHGMLMNWEELAGVGRDLHARGFDVLLFDLRGHGRSDPARLSMGRDERADLRAALRWAGEEGFPPDRVGWLGWSLGASTILLEGLENPEIGAAVLDSPFGDLPELLDTQLSAHSGLPPQFNPGILLAAHLVYGVRTDDLKPARLASGWGERPMLVIHGEDDSIVPVSHGRAIARAVGESCELVALPGVEHVGAYRDHRSRYVDRVDRFFREHLEGGDAVARSVAVPTAGR, via the coding sequence ATGGACGTCCCCGCTCGACGCCGTCGGCCCCCGTTCCGGATCGTCGCCGTGGCGTCGATCGTCGCGGTCGCGGCGATGCCGTTCGGCTACCTCGGCGTGGCGATCGTCTCGGCCCACTACCTGACGAGGCCGAGCAACCGGCCCGCCCGGCTCGACCCCAGGCTCGTCGGCCCTGCCGAGCGGTGGGAGGCGACCACCGAGGACGGCCTGACCCTGAGGGGCTGGTACTTCCCGACCGAGGAACGGCGGCGGCTGGTGGTGGGCGTCCACGGCATGCTCATGAACTGGGAGGAGCTGGCCGGGGTCGGCCGGGACCTGCACGCCCGGGGGTTCGACGTGCTGCTGTTCGACCTCCGGGGCCACGGCCGGAGCGACCCCGCGCGGCTCTCGATGGGCCGGGACGAGCGGGCCGACCTCCGGGCCGCGCTCCGATGGGCCGGGGAGGAGGGGTTCCCGCCCGATCGGGTCGGCTGGCTCGGCTGGTCGCTGGGGGCGTCGACGATCCTGCTCGAAGGGCTGGAGAACCCCGAGATCGGCGCCGCCGTGCTCGACAGCCCCTTCGGCGACCTGCCCGAACTGCTGGACACGCAGCTCAGCGCGCACAGCGGCCTGCCCCCGCAGTTCAACCCCGGCATTCTGCTGGCGGCGCACCTCGTCTACGGCGTCCGGACCGACGACCTGAAGCCGGCCCGGCTGGCCTCCGGATGGGGGGAGCGGCCGATGCTGGTGATCCACGGCGAGGACGACTCCATCGTCCCCGTCTCCCACGGCCGGGCGATCGCCCGGGCCGTCGGGGAGTCGTGCGAGCTGGTCGCGCTGCCGGGCGTGGAGCACGTCGGGGCGTATCGGGACCACCGGTCGCGCTACGTCGACCGGGTCGACCGCTTCTTCCGGGAGCACCTGGAGGGGGGGGATGCGGTGGCCCGCTCGGTTGCCGTCCCGACGGCGGGCCGTTAG
- a CDS encoding SPFH domain-containing protein, translated as MNPRLIRPLIGAAVALVALYVFGYLLAWKWVVCRVEVPPGESLLLTYRGPFPPLRSVPTAPTGTLVETDGRGRPKQVGILQEMPGPGRHFINPLEYKYERIRDTLIKPGEIAVLTAKFGEQLPQGQYLADREGQRGIQRKVLTPGRYRINSYAYDVEVLPVTSCVKTNGGVQHEPGEALLIPAGYVGVVTNRSEDLRTGARRGTQDDVLQPGIYYLNPFATQVDILSVGYNETTLQVAPEVGPDGSMLYQEVEAVGVGELAPLSRDPVYDKEKGIWFLSRDGFDIFLDFTTIWGILPDQAPDVIRRFGKAGEQQQNVLEVVEEQVVLPDIGSIARINGSRHGAVDLLIGDSREAFQTDTSEDLESRLNEKNLTLLFGLTRHIYVPAEVREPIQRSKIAMEVKLTNDQKQLTAEAEGDLMEAKAKVTLEERRVAAETDKLFAEAIAQGEKQAREIEATTEKLEAELDARTAAIQADITTTIGEAEAKKVELTNAAEAERYQRYVQTLGGPDSYNRYLFAENLPEDLRLGVFYAGPGTFWTDLRGFEQVMLGKLASESLAPGAAPEGTGTAASPAPRPASIRSDDRR; from the coding sequence ATGAACCCCCGATTGATCCGACCGCTGATCGGGGCCGCCGTGGCGCTGGTGGCCCTGTACGTCTTCGGGTATCTGCTCGCCTGGAAGTGGGTGGTCTGCCGGGTGGAGGTCCCCCCCGGCGAGAGCCTGCTGCTGACCTACCGGGGGCCCTTCCCGCCGCTCCGCTCCGTGCCGACGGCCCCGACCGGGACTCTGGTCGAGACGGACGGCCGAGGCCGGCCGAAGCAGGTGGGCATCCTCCAGGAGATGCCCGGCCCGGGGAGGCATTTCATCAACCCCCTGGAATACAAGTACGAGCGGATCCGGGACACGCTGATCAAGCCCGGCGAGATCGCCGTGCTGACCGCCAAGTTCGGCGAGCAACTCCCGCAGGGGCAGTACCTGGCCGACCGGGAGGGCCAGCGCGGCATCCAGCGCAAGGTGCTCACGCCCGGCCGGTACCGGATCAACTCGTACGCCTATGACGTCGAGGTCCTGCCCGTCACCTCCTGCGTGAAGACCAACGGCGGCGTGCAGCACGAGCCGGGGGAGGCGCTGCTGATCCCGGCCGGCTACGTCGGCGTGGTCACCAATCGCTCCGAGGACCTCCGCACCGGCGCCCGCCGGGGCACGCAGGACGACGTCCTGCAGCCGGGCATCTACTACCTGAACCCCTTCGCCACCCAGGTCGACATCCTGAGCGTGGGCTACAACGAGACGACCCTGCAGGTCGCGCCCGAGGTCGGCCCCGACGGCAGCATGCTCTACCAGGAGGTCGAGGCGGTCGGCGTCGGCGAGCTGGCCCCGCTGTCGAGGGACCCGGTCTACGACAAGGAGAAGGGGATCTGGTTCCTCTCCCGGGACGGCTTCGACATCTTCCTCGACTTCACCACCATCTGGGGCATCCTGCCCGACCAGGCCCCCGACGTCATCCGACGCTTCGGCAAGGCCGGGGAGCAGCAGCAGAACGTCCTGGAGGTGGTGGAGGAGCAGGTGGTCCTGCCGGACATCGGCTCGATCGCCCGGATCAACGGCTCCCGCCACGGCGCCGTCGACCTGCTGATCGGCGACAGCCGGGAGGCGTTCCAGACGGACACCTCCGAGGACCTGGAGTCCCGGCTCAACGAGAAGAACCTGACGCTACTGTTCGGCCTGACGAGGCACATCTACGTGCCGGCGGAGGTCCGGGAGCCGATCCAGCGGTCGAAGATCGCCATGGAGGTGAAGCTGACCAACGACCAGAAGCAGCTCACCGCCGAGGCCGAGGGCGACCTGATGGAGGCCAAGGCCAAGGTCACGCTGGAGGAGCGCCGGGTGGCCGCCGAGACGGACAAGCTGTTCGCCGAGGCGATCGCCCAGGGCGAGAAACAGGCCAGGGAGATCGAGGCGACCACGGAGAAGCTGGAGGCGGAGCTTGACGCCCGGACCGCCGCCATCCAGGCCGACATCACGACCACGATCGGCGAGGCCGAGGCGAAGAAGGTCGAGCTGACCAACGCCGCCGAGGCCGAGCGCTATCAGCGGTACGTCCAGACCCTCGGCGGGCCGGATTCGTACAACCGCTACCTCTTCGCCGAGAACCTGCCGGAGGACCTCCGCCTGGGCGTCTTCTACGCCGGACCAGGCACCTTCTGGACCGACCTGAGGGGCTTCGAGCAGGTCATGCTCGGCAAGCTCGCCTCCGAGTCCCTCGCCCCCGGGGCCGCCCCCGAAGGGACCGGGACGGCCGCGTCCCCCGCGCCGAGGCCGGCGTCGATCCGTTCGGACGACCGGCGCTGA
- a CDS encoding HTTM domain-containing protein produces METHRDVDDRPSPGAVAERSPSTGSRTTRTATAKAGRLLFGPVDVAALVYFRVVFGLVMLWEVAGFLRFGWVRQLFLDPIYLFTYPGFGWVRPWPEKWMHLHFYGMGLAAAMIAAGLYYRLASVLFFLGFSYVFLLDQCLYQNHFYLIVLLSGLMPLLPANRDFSADVRMLPWIRRRWVPAWTLGILRAQLGLVYFFGGVAKLNGDWLRGEPMRSWLAIHAGAPVVGPWLSERWVVLGFSYGGLLLDLLAAPMLLWGRTRAFAALVLLAFHLTNAALFEIGIFPWFMILATPIFFPSTSLRPLFGGRREPAPDELPDVPSRRSRRVMAALIGLYLGLQVLIPLRHHLYPGDVNWTEEGHRFSWHMKLRDKSGDIRFVVTDPGTGRSAVVNPADFLSPRQEAKMAIRPHMIRQFAHYLADFYGEAGVPGVEVRALAVASLNGRPPQKLVDDRVDLAAQPRAIGPAPWIVPLEGGPIPIGGGQR; encoded by the coding sequence ATGGAAACGCACCGCGACGTGGATGATCGGCCGTCGCCCGGGGCCGTCGCCGAGCGGTCGCCCTCGACGGGATCCCGAACAACGAGGACGGCGACGGCCAAGGCCGGGCGGCTGCTGTTCGGGCCGGTCGACGTGGCGGCGCTGGTCTATTTCCGGGTCGTCTTCGGCCTGGTGATGCTCTGGGAGGTGGCCGGATTCCTCCGGTTCGGCTGGGTCCGGCAACTGTTCCTGGACCCGATCTACCTGTTCACCTATCCGGGATTCGGCTGGGTCCGCCCCTGGCCCGAGAAGTGGATGCACCTCCATTTCTACGGGATGGGGCTGGCGGCGGCGATGATCGCGGCCGGGTTGTACTACCGGCTGGCGTCGGTGCTGTTCTTCCTGGGGTTCTCGTATGTCTTCCTGCTGGATCAATGCCTGTATCAGAACCACTTCTATTTGATCGTCCTGCTCTCGGGGCTCATGCCGCTGCTGCCGGCGAACCGGGACTTCTCGGCCGACGTCCGGATGCTGCCCTGGATCCGGAGGCGGTGGGTCCCGGCCTGGACGCTCGGGATCCTGAGGGCCCAGCTCGGCCTGGTCTACTTTTTCGGCGGCGTGGCGAAGCTCAACGGGGACTGGCTCCGGGGAGAGCCGATGCGGAGCTGGCTGGCGATCCATGCCGGGGCCCCGGTCGTCGGCCCCTGGCTCTCGGAGCGCTGGGTGGTGCTCGGGTTCTCCTACGGCGGCCTGCTGCTGGACCTGCTCGCCGCGCCGATGCTGCTCTGGGGGCGGACCCGGGCGTTCGCGGCGCTCGTCCTGCTGGCCTTCCACCTGACGAACGCCGCGCTCTTCGAGATCGGCATCTTCCCCTGGTTCATGATCCTCGCCACGCCGATCTTCTTCCCCTCGACGTCGCTCCGCCCGCTCTTCGGCGGCCGTCGGGAACCGGCCCCTGACGAACTGCCCGACGTGCCCTCCCGCCGGTCGAGGCGGGTGATGGCGGCCCTGATCGGCCTCTACCTGGGTTTGCAGGTGCTCATCCCGCTGCGCCATCACCTCTATCCGGGTGACGTGAACTGGACCGAGGAGGGCCACCGCTTCTCCTGGCACATGAAGTTGCGGGACAAGAGCGGAGACATCCGGTTCGTGGTGACGGACCCGGGCACCGGCCGGTCGGCGGTGGTGAACCCGGCCGACTTCCTCTCCCCCCGCCAGGAGGCGAAGATGGCGATCCGGCCGCACATGATCCGCCAGTTCGCCCACTACCTGGCCGACTTCTACGGGGAGGCCGGCGTCCCCGGCGTGGAGGTGCGGGCGCTGGCCGTCGCCTCGCTCAACGGCAGGCCGCCCCAGAAGCTGGTGGACGATCGGGTGGACCTGGCGGCACAGCCCCGGGCGATCGGCCCGGCCCCCTGGATCGTGCCGCTGGAGGGGGGGCCGATCCCGATCGGGGGCGGTCAGAGGTAG
- a CDS encoding serine/threonine-protein kinase produces the protein MASTTAAPKLAKMDYEVVRSLGTGAGSTILLVRDKATGRKYALKVVRRQGPDDDIYVNQAMVEWDVARMLNHPNIVRVLDFRVKKSWFKTTGVELLLEYVDGVMLDDLLAKLPVPRLVAFFRRVADAMAHMHRRGVYHGDLKPGNLMITRDGQVKVIDFGTAWIRGEDKGRVQGTPYYMAPEQAQRKVVDEKTDVYNFGATMYRMFTGEYANLGIPGLDNGRANRARMKSPASMVPDLPKSLSDLIMDCIAPKPDRRPSGMQEVRERLDEIAAELGPKADDPFGTDAPE, from the coding sequence ATGGCGAGCACGACCGCCGCGCCCAAGCTGGCGAAGATGGACTACGAGGTGGTCCGCAGCCTCGGCACGGGGGCGGGCAGCACGATCCTCCTGGTCCGGGACAAGGCGACCGGCCGCAAGTATGCGCTGAAGGTCGTCCGCCGGCAGGGTCCCGACGACGACATCTACGTCAACCAGGCGATGGTCGAGTGGGACGTGGCCCGGATGCTCAACCACCCCAACATCGTCAGGGTGCTCGACTTCCGGGTGAAGAAGTCGTGGTTCAAGACCACCGGCGTCGAGCTGCTGCTGGAGTACGTCGACGGGGTGATGCTGGACGACCTGCTGGCGAAACTCCCCGTCCCCAGGCTGGTCGCCTTCTTCCGCCGGGTCGCCGACGCGATGGCCCACATGCACCGCCGGGGGGTCTACCACGGCGACCTGAAGCCGGGCAACCTGATGATCACCCGGGACGGCCAGGTCAAGGTGATCGACTTCGGCACCGCCTGGATCCGGGGAGAGGACAAGGGCCGGGTCCAGGGGACCCCCTATTACATGGCCCCCGAGCAGGCCCAGCGCAAGGTGGTGGACGAGAAGACGGACGTGTACAACTTCGGCGCCACCATGTATCGGATGTTCACCGGGGAGTATGCCAATCTCGGCATCCCCGGGCTGGACAACGGCCGGGCCAACCGGGCCCGGATGAAGTCGCCCGCCTCAATGGTGCCCGACCTGCCGAAGTCGCTCAGCGACCTGATCATGGACTGCATCGCACCGAAACCCGACCGCCGGCCGTCTGGCATGCAGGAGGTCCGGGAGCGGCTCGACGAGATCGCCGCCGAGCTGGGCCCCAAGGCCGATGACCCGTTCGGCACCGACGCCCCCGAGTGA